The Castor canadensis chromosome 12, mCasCan1.hap1v2, whole genome shotgun sequence genome contains the following window.
agagatggtgagcattttttcatgtggtttttttttgtaggCCTGACTTTTAAACAAGCTCAACTTCTTACTTAGTATTGAAATATCTTAAGACAATTTTTATCTTGGTGTTATTACCTGAAAGTGTGCTGGTATATACCTCCCTCCTTACATTTGgtgagagaataattcaggcAACAtgtgaaaatgatagtaaagtttattaggaaagagtATCTCTAGAGTGAGATGATTGGCATTTGTGGCTGGGATATTGAGGAATTCTTAGCCCCAGATCCATCTGATCCATAGGATACAGCCTATGGGCCTGGATCTTTATCTTGctaaattaaagagattacctGTGTAAAATTCCTATCTCTTGGTCTATCAGGATGTCTAAGGTACAGCTCTTGGGACTAGGTCTTTATCTTGTTAAAGAGATTACCTGTGTGAAACTCCCAGACCCAGGCCTACCTGATGTGTAggctgtgatttttctcttttttttttttttttttttgacaatactggggtttgaactcagggtctacaccttgagccactctaccagtccttttattatgatgggtttttttcgagatagggtctctcccaggctggcttccaactgagatcctcctgatctctgcctcttgagtagctaggattacaagcatatgaCTTACTCTTCAGTAAAGAAAGGATGAAGGTTTAGGTGACTGACAGACTAGAAAACATCTTGTGATACCCTTTGGCCTTGATAAACTACTTTGATTTAACAAGAGACTAGTCACCTGTGGAGTTAtaaatttgttttggtggtactggggtttgaactcaaggcctcacacgtgctaggcaggtgctcttaacatttgagccactctgccagccttttttgtgttgggtgttttcaagatagggtctcttgaactgtttgcaggggctggcctcaaaactttgatcctcctgatctctgcctagagaatcacctgcacctggctgggaAGTTTATTTACTTCCTCTTATAGGaagtaaataatataataatctaATTCCTCTTATGGCCACCCACTTATGTCTATCTGCTACCTATTAGTGGGATGGTGGTCTTCTGGTTTTGTGTGCACATCTTTAGCAGGAAAGTGAAGGGGAAAACCCGAAATGcttgtttgttcatctttttaaactttttgcctTTGCCAATGTTACTGAATTCAGTGAAAACATATGAAGATATGACTTTGGAAGAGCTGGAGGAAAATGAAGATGAGTTCAATGAAGAGGATGAACGGGCTATTGAAATGTACAGGTGGGTGCCACAAAGATTGATGTTTTGCATGGTAATAAAATGTGTATTCTTAGAAAATATTAGTTTCCTGACTgagataacatttacaaaggaCTCTAATTAAACTTAATTAAATTGCAAATTTCAATTAACTAGTCTTAGCCTTTTGCCATGAAGTGAATAAATGAGACTGGATTATTGCAAGGATTTCCTTTTGTAAGACATGAATGCTTGCTGTGACACCTTTCTTCCTATTGTGCAGGCAGCGAAGACTGGCTGAGTGGAAAGcaactcagctgaaaaataaatttggagaAGTTTTGGAGATCTCAGGAAAGGATTATGTTCAAGAAGTTACTAAAGCCGGTGAGGGCTTGTGGGTAGTCTTGCACCTTTACAAACAAGGGTGAGCTGATCTTCCACATGGCTTATAAAATGTTGAATTAAATTTGTCTTGAACCTGTATTAAGCATAAGCCGTATCAGAGGTTTTTGGTGtttgcttttttgggtttttttattttattcccatCTTGGTTTTTGTTGCTAATTTGCCCAGACTTTAaagcttaattttcattttaagactTTAAAGTTATTTGTGAATAATACAAATGTCTTTCTTAAAGCAGTAAAATGAagatttagttttccttttttttcagtattgggttttgaactcagagtctgcaccttgagtcactccatcagcctttttttcaTAATGGGCTTTTTCAAGAGTTAGGGTcccaaaaactatttgcccaggctaactgTGAAtgattatcctcctgatctcctgctTGGGACATTGCTCACgtagtggagtgcttgcctagcatttgggaggtcctgggttcattccccagaaccaccaaaaaaaaaaagagagagagatggaaaaattTGTAAGTTACCCCTCTAGAGGAACTCTGGCATTTCACAATTTCATATAATTAACTATTCTTGCAGGTGGTGAGGGTGATCTTGTCAGTGATTGTCTGTGCTTAGGGTTGTCAGGGCCTAAcgcttgctggcaggtgctctaccacttgagccactctgccagctggaaATGCTTTCTGACCTAGACTCATTCAGCCTTGTAAGAACAAggaagccattttttttttctgaattattgtTAGGTCCAATTAAATTGGAATTTGGATTTGTTTATATTCactaaacatttatttatgtgtttttttttgtttttttttttggcagtactggatttttttgaattcagggcctacaccttgagccactccaccagccattttttgtgatggtttctttttgaggtagggttttgcaaactgtttgcctgggctgacttcaatatctgtcctcctgatctctgcctcctgagtagctaggattacaggtgtaagacaCTGGCTtcaggttatttatttttgactgttttagggtttgaactcagggcctcatgcttgctaggcaggcacttttatcacttgagccactctaccagccttttctcatgttgggtattttcaagatagggtttggCAAATTACTTCCCAGGCTGGCTGatttttgcctcttgagtagctaggatcactggcacccagctctgaacattttttttaaaatgtgaattcatCTTGCTAATTGCAAACCACTTGTGACACTTATCTTGGCTTTTACAGTGGAAGGGCAGTTGGGCTTTATTCTGTATGCACAGAGATCacagttgcttttctcttctatttctggGTTATAGtattcccttgtgtgctctgatAAATCAGCACCTCAGTGGACTTGCCAGGAAGTTTCCAGATGTCAAATTTGTCAAAGCCATTTCAACAACCTGCATACCCAATTATCCTGATAAGAATCTGCCCACAATATTCGTTTACCTTGGAGGTGATATCAAGGCTCAATTCATTGGTCCTTTGGTGTTTGGTGGTATGAACCTGACAAGAGATGGTAAGGGCTTTTGGAGATGGGTGAGGGGATGTGAAAGGTGGGAAGTATTTCTGTTGAAGAGAGTGCCTTGGACTTGGCAGGTGTTAGGATGGTTTGTCCAGTtcacctctgcctctgcctgggtgATTGCTAAGTGGGAAGAATAAGCACAATAGATCTCTCACTGCACACAGGTTATTAGAGGCAGTAATGGCTGGGCCTGGTAACTCTTAGTAAGGAGAAGGCACAGGGCATTTACATATTTCACATTAGCATCAAATACATTTTGTCTCTTCAGTTGAATGTTTTAAGTTATAGATCTTAAGCTAAGATTTTAATTCATAGTTATGGCACTACATCTTTGTATTCCTTTGCAGAAATATTTTCTCAGTTGAATATCTCAGTAGCTTTAAATTTATGTTTCA
Protein-coding sequences here:
- the Pdcl3 gene encoding phosducin-like protein 3 isoform X1, encoding MQDPNADTEWNDILRKKGILPSKDSLNEWEKEEEEEEQRILQQSVVKTYEDMTLEELEENEDEFNEEDERAIEMYRQRRLAEWKATQLKNKFGEVLEISGKDYVQEVTKAGEGLWVVLHLYKQGIPLCALINQHLSGLARKFPDVKFVKAISTTCIPNYPDKNLPTIFVYLGGDIKAQFIGPLVFGGMNLTRDELEWKLSESGAVKTDLEENPKKPIGDKLLSLVRDSVPTRRDSDSD
- the Pdcl3 gene encoding phosducin-like protein 3 isoform X2 codes for the protein MTLEELEENEDEFNEEDERAIEMYRQRRLAEWKATQLKNKFGEVLEISGKDYVQEVTKAGEGLWVVLHLYKQGIPLCALINQHLSGLARKFPDVKFVKAISTTCIPNYPDKNLPTIFVYLGGDIKAQFIGPLVFGGMNLTRDELEWKLSESGAVKTDLEENPKKPIGDKLLSLVRDSVPTRRDSDSD